A window of the Gossypium hirsutum isolate 1008001.06 chromosome A03, Gossypium_hirsutum_v2.1, whole genome shotgun sequence genome harbors these coding sequences:
- the LOC107927837 gene encoding auxin-responsive protein SAUR23: MGIHLPSMILHAKQVLKFQSRNQLHVPKGHIAVYVGEMKKTRFVVPISYLNHPCFLDLLGRAEEEFGFNHPMGGLTIPCDEDAFIDLTSRLHSC; encoded by the coding sequence atgggTATTCATTTACCTTCAATGATCCTTCATGCCAAACAAGTTCTTAAGTTTCAATCAAGGAACCAACTACATGTGCCCAAAGGCCACATTGCTGTTTATGTTGGAGAAATGAAGAAGACAAGGTTTGTGGTTCCAATTTCATACTTGAACCATCCTTGTTTTCTGGATTTGCTCGGTCGGGCCGAGGAAGAGTTCGGGTTCAATCATCCGATGGGCGGTCTTACGATCCCGTGTGACGAAGATGCCTTCATCGATCTCACTTCTCGGTTGCATAGTTGCTGA